A window from Hemicordylus capensis ecotype Gifberg chromosome 2, rHemCap1.1.pri, whole genome shotgun sequence encodes these proteins:
- the SUGP1 gene encoding SURP and G-patch domain-containing protein 1 isoform X1 produces the protein MESSRDAPAIQPRERSGEGHLPVHRPGKASRWFGVTMPKSVKTNVNILHQEKLIAQKKREIEAKLERQAKRNHLVSQQSSQASDDDSGDGESSVSNKFANDGSFLQQFLKLQKEKSGNDASSSSAAALATNAPALSAVKKPPLSGKRPNLSVSSMLNQVKNYTHSKQTPVTSRPSVFQAPDEEEEEDYEQWLEIKISPPEDIKTRRVVEKLARVVAEGGPEMEKVALEDCKDNPTFAFLHDKNSPEFLYYRKKLAEMWKKGQDPERPPLKKVSPPEDEETKDCAEKLARFVADGGPVVEMVALKNHRKNQAFRFLYEPNSAGYRYYRQKLEEFRKANSDAEGMPPMLESNLKRKAAPEAGAPSCSAPAPAPAPAPVASLPKPVPAAAAKKKRKSRWGPEEEKVDLPPPELAQQTEDPSPTPLSDKDLKGLGYEKGKPVGLVGVTELSDAQKKQLKEQQEMQQMYDMIMKHKQAMQEMQIMWEKTVKEHQHGYDSDEEVDNDLGTWEHQLRRMEMDKTREWAEQLTQMGRGKHFIGDFLPPDELEKFMETFKALKEGREPDYSEYKEFKLTVENIGYQMLMKMGWKEGDGLGTEGQGIKAPVNKGVTAIDGAGFGIDRPADLTKEDDEYEAFRKRMMLAYRFRPNPLNNPRRPYY, from the exons ATGGAGAGTAGCAGGGATGCGCCAG CCATCCAGCCTCGAGAAAGAAGTGGGGAGGGACATCTTCCTGTACATCGCCCAG ggaaAGCCAGCCGGTGGTTTGGAGTCACCATGCCTAAATCGGTCAAGACCAACGTCAACATTCTCCACCAGGAGAAGCTGATTGCCCAGAAGAAGCGGGAGATTGAGGCCAAGCTGGAACGGCAGGCCAAACGGAACCACTTGGTCagccaacagtcctcacaggccagcgA CGACGACAGCGGTGACGGGGAAAGTTCCGTTTCCAACAAGTTTGCCAATGACGGCAGCTTCCTTCAACAGTTCCTCAAGCTGCAGAAAGAAAAATCTGGAAATG ATGCCTCCTCCAGCTCTGCCGCAGCCCTTGCAACCAACGCCCCGGCTTTGAGTGCCGTAAAGAAGCCCCCCCTGAGCGGGAAGCGCCCCAACCTCAGCGTCAGCAGTATGCTGAACCAAGTCAAAAACTACACCCATTCCAAACAGACGCCCGTGACCAGCCGCCCGAGCGTTTTCCAGGCGCCAGacgaggaagaagaagaagactatgAGCAGTGGCTGGAGATCAAAA TTTCACCCCCAGAGGACATCAAGACCCGCCGAGTCGTGGAGAAGCTGGCCAGGGTGGTTGCCGAAGGGGGACCGGAGATGGAGAAGGTGGCGCTGGAGGACTGCAAGGACAACCCCACCTTTGC GTTTCTGCATGATAAGAACAGCCCGGAGTTTCTGTACTACAGAAAGAAACTGGCAGAGATGTGGAAAAAGGGCCAAGACCCGGAGAGGCCCCCTCTTAAGAAAG TTTCACCCCCAGAGGATGAAGAGACCAAGGACTGTGCCGAGAAACTGGCAAGGTTCGTGGCAGATGGCGGCCCCGTGGTGGAAATGGTCGCCCTGAAGAACCACCGCAAGAACCAGGCTTTCAG GTTTCTGTACGAACCCAACAGCGCCGGCTACAGGTATTACCGGCAGAAGCTGGAGGAGTTCCGGAAAGCCAACAGCGACGCGGAGGGCATGCCCCCCATGCTGGAGTCCAACCTGAAGCGCAAAGCTGCCCCCGAAGCGGGGGCGCCCTCTTGCTCGGCGCCCGCACCGGCCCCCGCACCGGCCCCCGTGGCCTCCTTGCCAAAGCCAGTTCCAGCGGCCGCTGCAAAGAAGAAACGGAAAAGCCGCTGGGGCCccgaggaggagaaggtggaCTTGCCACCCCCTGAGCTTGCCCAGCAGACAGAGGACCCTTCGCCTACCCCCTTGTCAG ACAAGGACCTCAAAGGGCTTGGATATGAGAAGGGGAAGCCCGTCGGCCTGGTGGGCGTAACGGAGCTCTCGGATGCCCAGAAGAAACAGCTGAAAGAACAGCAAGAG atGCAGCAAATGTACGACATGATCATGAAGCACAAGCAGGCCATGCAGGAgatgcagatcatgtgggagaaGACGGTCAAAGAGCACCAGCACGGCTACGACAGCGACGAGGAGGTGGACAACGACCTGGGGACGTGGGAGCATCAGCTGCGCCGCATGGAGATGGACAAGACGCGGG AGTGGGCAGAGCAGCTGACTCAGATGGGCCGAGGAAAGCACTTCATTGGGGACTTCCTGCCACCTGACGAGCTGGAGAAGTTCATGGAGACTTTCAAGGCGCTGAAG GAAGGTCGCGAACCCGATTACTCGGAATACAAGGAGTTCAAGCTGACGGTGGAGAACATCGGCTACCAGATGCTGATGAAGATGGGGTGGAAAGAAGGAGACGGCTTAGGCACTGAGGGCCAGGGAATCAAAGCCCCCGTTAACAA GGGAGTGACGGCGATAGACGGAGCAGGATTCGGGATCGACCGTCCCGCCGACTTGACCAAGGAAGACGACGAGTACGAGGCGTTCCGCAAGCGGATGATGTTGGCGTACAGATTCCGACCCAACCCGCTG AACAATCCCAGGCGTCCATACTACTGA
- the SUGP1 gene encoding SURP and G-patch domain-containing protein 1 isoform X3 gives MESSRDAPGKASRWFGVTMPKSVKTNVNILHQEKLIAQKKREIEAKLERQAKRNHLVSQQSSQASDDDSGDGESSVSNKFANDGSFLQQFLKLQKEKSGNDASSSSAAALATNAPALSAVKKPPLSGKRPNLSVSSMLNQVKNYTHSKQTPVTSRPSVFQAPDEEEEEDYEQWLEIKISPPEDIKTRRVVEKLARVVAEGGPEMEKVALEDCKDNPTFAFLHDKNSPEFLYYRKKLAEMWKKGQDPERPPLKKVSPPEDEETKDCAEKLARFVADGGPVVEMVALKNHRKNQAFRFLYEPNSAGYRYYRQKLEEFRKANSDAEGMPPMLESNLKRKAAPEAGAPSCSAPAPAPAPAPVASLPKPVPAAAAKKKRKSRWGPEEEKVDLPPPELAQQTEDPSPTPLSDKDLKGLGYEKGKPVGLVGVTELSDAQKKQLKEQQEMQQMYDMIMKHKQAMQEMQIMWEKTVKEHQHGYDSDEEVDNDLGTWEHQLRRMEMDKTREWAEQLTQMGRGKHFIGDFLPPDELEKFMETFKALKEGREPDYSEYKEFKLTVENIGYQMLMKMGWKEGDGLGTEGQGIKAPVNKGVTAIDGAGFGIDRPADLTKEDDEYEAFRKRMMLAYRFRPNPLNNPRRPYY, from the exons ATGGAGAGTAGCAGGGATGCGCCAG ggaaAGCCAGCCGGTGGTTTGGAGTCACCATGCCTAAATCGGTCAAGACCAACGTCAACATTCTCCACCAGGAGAAGCTGATTGCCCAGAAGAAGCGGGAGATTGAGGCCAAGCTGGAACGGCAGGCCAAACGGAACCACTTGGTCagccaacagtcctcacaggccagcgA CGACGACAGCGGTGACGGGGAAAGTTCCGTTTCCAACAAGTTTGCCAATGACGGCAGCTTCCTTCAACAGTTCCTCAAGCTGCAGAAAGAAAAATCTGGAAATG ATGCCTCCTCCAGCTCTGCCGCAGCCCTTGCAACCAACGCCCCGGCTTTGAGTGCCGTAAAGAAGCCCCCCCTGAGCGGGAAGCGCCCCAACCTCAGCGTCAGCAGTATGCTGAACCAAGTCAAAAACTACACCCATTCCAAACAGACGCCCGTGACCAGCCGCCCGAGCGTTTTCCAGGCGCCAGacgaggaagaagaagaagactatgAGCAGTGGCTGGAGATCAAAA TTTCACCCCCAGAGGACATCAAGACCCGCCGAGTCGTGGAGAAGCTGGCCAGGGTGGTTGCCGAAGGGGGACCGGAGATGGAGAAGGTGGCGCTGGAGGACTGCAAGGACAACCCCACCTTTGC GTTTCTGCATGATAAGAACAGCCCGGAGTTTCTGTACTACAGAAAGAAACTGGCAGAGATGTGGAAAAAGGGCCAAGACCCGGAGAGGCCCCCTCTTAAGAAAG TTTCACCCCCAGAGGATGAAGAGACCAAGGACTGTGCCGAGAAACTGGCAAGGTTCGTGGCAGATGGCGGCCCCGTGGTGGAAATGGTCGCCCTGAAGAACCACCGCAAGAACCAGGCTTTCAG GTTTCTGTACGAACCCAACAGCGCCGGCTACAGGTATTACCGGCAGAAGCTGGAGGAGTTCCGGAAAGCCAACAGCGACGCGGAGGGCATGCCCCCCATGCTGGAGTCCAACCTGAAGCGCAAAGCTGCCCCCGAAGCGGGGGCGCCCTCTTGCTCGGCGCCCGCACCGGCCCCCGCACCGGCCCCCGTGGCCTCCTTGCCAAAGCCAGTTCCAGCGGCCGCTGCAAAGAAGAAACGGAAAAGCCGCTGGGGCCccgaggaggagaaggtggaCTTGCCACCCCCTGAGCTTGCCCAGCAGACAGAGGACCCTTCGCCTACCCCCTTGTCAG ACAAGGACCTCAAAGGGCTTGGATATGAGAAGGGGAAGCCCGTCGGCCTGGTGGGCGTAACGGAGCTCTCGGATGCCCAGAAGAAACAGCTGAAAGAACAGCAAGAG atGCAGCAAATGTACGACATGATCATGAAGCACAAGCAGGCCATGCAGGAgatgcagatcatgtgggagaaGACGGTCAAAGAGCACCAGCACGGCTACGACAGCGACGAGGAGGTGGACAACGACCTGGGGACGTGGGAGCATCAGCTGCGCCGCATGGAGATGGACAAGACGCGGG AGTGGGCAGAGCAGCTGACTCAGATGGGCCGAGGAAAGCACTTCATTGGGGACTTCCTGCCACCTGACGAGCTGGAGAAGTTCATGGAGACTTTCAAGGCGCTGAAG GAAGGTCGCGAACCCGATTACTCGGAATACAAGGAGTTCAAGCTGACGGTGGAGAACATCGGCTACCAGATGCTGATGAAGATGGGGTGGAAAGAAGGAGACGGCTTAGGCACTGAGGGCCAGGGAATCAAAGCCCCCGTTAACAA GGGAGTGACGGCGATAGACGGAGCAGGATTCGGGATCGACCGTCCCGCCGACTTGACCAAGGAAGACGACGAGTACGAGGCGTTCCGCAAGCGGATGATGTTGGCGTACAGATTCCGACCCAACCCGCTG AACAATCCCAGGCGTCCATACTACTGA
- the SUGP1 gene encoding SURP and G-patch domain-containing protein 1 isoform X4: MPKSVKTNVNILHQEKLIAQKKREIEAKLERQAKRNHLVSQQSSQASDDDSGDGESSVSNKFANDGSFLQQFLKLQKEKSGNDASSSSAAALATNAPALSAVKKPPLSGKRPNLSVSSMLNQVKNYTHSKQTPVTSRPSVFQAPDEEEEEDYEQWLEIKISPPEDIKTRRVVEKLARVVAEGGPEMEKVALEDCKDNPTFAFLHDKNSPEFLYYRKKLAEMWKKGQDPERPPLKKVSPPEDEETKDCAEKLARFVADGGPVVEMVALKNHRKNQAFRFLYEPNSAGYRYYRQKLEEFRKANSDAEGMPPMLESNLKRKAAPEAGAPSCSAPAPAPAPAPVASLPKPVPAAAAKKKRKSRWGPEEEKVDLPPPELAQQTEDPSPTPLSDKDLKGLGYEKGKPVGLVGVTELSDAQKKQLKEQQEMQQMYDMIMKHKQAMQEMQIMWEKTVKEHQHGYDSDEEVDNDLGTWEHQLRRMEMDKTREWAEQLTQMGRGKHFIGDFLPPDELEKFMETFKALKEGREPDYSEYKEFKLTVENIGYQMLMKMGWKEGDGLGTEGQGIKAPVNKGVTAIDGAGFGIDRPADLTKEDDEYEAFRKRMMLAYRFRPNPLNNPRRPYY; the protein is encoded by the exons ATGCCTAAATCGGTCAAGACCAACGTCAACATTCTCCACCAGGAGAAGCTGATTGCCCAGAAGAAGCGGGAGATTGAGGCCAAGCTGGAACGGCAGGCCAAACGGAACCACTTGGTCagccaacagtcctcacaggccagcgA CGACGACAGCGGTGACGGGGAAAGTTCCGTTTCCAACAAGTTTGCCAATGACGGCAGCTTCCTTCAACAGTTCCTCAAGCTGCAGAAAGAAAAATCTGGAAATG ATGCCTCCTCCAGCTCTGCCGCAGCCCTTGCAACCAACGCCCCGGCTTTGAGTGCCGTAAAGAAGCCCCCCCTGAGCGGGAAGCGCCCCAACCTCAGCGTCAGCAGTATGCTGAACCAAGTCAAAAACTACACCCATTCCAAACAGACGCCCGTGACCAGCCGCCCGAGCGTTTTCCAGGCGCCAGacgaggaagaagaagaagactatgAGCAGTGGCTGGAGATCAAAA TTTCACCCCCAGAGGACATCAAGACCCGCCGAGTCGTGGAGAAGCTGGCCAGGGTGGTTGCCGAAGGGGGACCGGAGATGGAGAAGGTGGCGCTGGAGGACTGCAAGGACAACCCCACCTTTGC GTTTCTGCATGATAAGAACAGCCCGGAGTTTCTGTACTACAGAAAGAAACTGGCAGAGATGTGGAAAAAGGGCCAAGACCCGGAGAGGCCCCCTCTTAAGAAAG TTTCACCCCCAGAGGATGAAGAGACCAAGGACTGTGCCGAGAAACTGGCAAGGTTCGTGGCAGATGGCGGCCCCGTGGTGGAAATGGTCGCCCTGAAGAACCACCGCAAGAACCAGGCTTTCAG GTTTCTGTACGAACCCAACAGCGCCGGCTACAGGTATTACCGGCAGAAGCTGGAGGAGTTCCGGAAAGCCAACAGCGACGCGGAGGGCATGCCCCCCATGCTGGAGTCCAACCTGAAGCGCAAAGCTGCCCCCGAAGCGGGGGCGCCCTCTTGCTCGGCGCCCGCACCGGCCCCCGCACCGGCCCCCGTGGCCTCCTTGCCAAAGCCAGTTCCAGCGGCCGCTGCAAAGAAGAAACGGAAAAGCCGCTGGGGCCccgaggaggagaaggtggaCTTGCCACCCCCTGAGCTTGCCCAGCAGACAGAGGACCCTTCGCCTACCCCCTTGTCAG ACAAGGACCTCAAAGGGCTTGGATATGAGAAGGGGAAGCCCGTCGGCCTGGTGGGCGTAACGGAGCTCTCGGATGCCCAGAAGAAACAGCTGAAAGAACAGCAAGAG atGCAGCAAATGTACGACATGATCATGAAGCACAAGCAGGCCATGCAGGAgatgcagatcatgtgggagaaGACGGTCAAAGAGCACCAGCACGGCTACGACAGCGACGAGGAGGTGGACAACGACCTGGGGACGTGGGAGCATCAGCTGCGCCGCATGGAGATGGACAAGACGCGGG AGTGGGCAGAGCAGCTGACTCAGATGGGCCGAGGAAAGCACTTCATTGGGGACTTCCTGCCACCTGACGAGCTGGAGAAGTTCATGGAGACTTTCAAGGCGCTGAAG GAAGGTCGCGAACCCGATTACTCGGAATACAAGGAGTTCAAGCTGACGGTGGAGAACATCGGCTACCAGATGCTGATGAAGATGGGGTGGAAAGAAGGAGACGGCTTAGGCACTGAGGGCCAGGGAATCAAAGCCCCCGTTAACAA GGGAGTGACGGCGATAGACGGAGCAGGATTCGGGATCGACCGTCCCGCCGACTTGACCAAGGAAGACGACGAGTACGAGGCGTTCCGCAAGCGGATGATGTTGGCGTACAGATTCCGACCCAACCCGCTG AACAATCCCAGGCGTCCATACTACTGA
- the SUGP1 gene encoding SURP and G-patch domain-containing protein 1 isoform X2 has protein sequence MESSRDAPAIQPRERSGEGHLPVHRPGKASRWFGVTMPKSVKTNVNILHQEKLIAQKKREIEAKLERQAKRNHLVSQQSSQASDDDSGDGESSVSNKFANDGSFLQQFLKLQKEKSGNDASSSSAAALATNAPALSAVKKPPLSGKRPNLSVSSMLNQVKNYTHSKQTPVTSRPSVFQAPDEEEEEDYEQWLEIKKDIKTRRVVEKLARVVAEGGPEMEKVALEDCKDNPTFAFLHDKNSPEFLYYRKKLAEMWKKGQDPERPPLKKVSPPEDEETKDCAEKLARFVADGGPVVEMVALKNHRKNQAFRFLYEPNSAGYRYYRQKLEEFRKANSDAEGMPPMLESNLKRKAAPEAGAPSCSAPAPAPAPAPVASLPKPVPAAAAKKKRKSRWGPEEEKVDLPPPELAQQTEDPSPTPLSDKDLKGLGYEKGKPVGLVGVTELSDAQKKQLKEQQEMQQMYDMIMKHKQAMQEMQIMWEKTVKEHQHGYDSDEEVDNDLGTWEHQLRRMEMDKTREWAEQLTQMGRGKHFIGDFLPPDELEKFMETFKALKEGREPDYSEYKEFKLTVENIGYQMLMKMGWKEGDGLGTEGQGIKAPVNKGVTAIDGAGFGIDRPADLTKEDDEYEAFRKRMMLAYRFRPNPLNNPRRPYY, from the exons ATGGAGAGTAGCAGGGATGCGCCAG CCATCCAGCCTCGAGAAAGAAGTGGGGAGGGACATCTTCCTGTACATCGCCCAG ggaaAGCCAGCCGGTGGTTTGGAGTCACCATGCCTAAATCGGTCAAGACCAACGTCAACATTCTCCACCAGGAGAAGCTGATTGCCCAGAAGAAGCGGGAGATTGAGGCCAAGCTGGAACGGCAGGCCAAACGGAACCACTTGGTCagccaacagtcctcacaggccagcgA CGACGACAGCGGTGACGGGGAAAGTTCCGTTTCCAACAAGTTTGCCAATGACGGCAGCTTCCTTCAACAGTTCCTCAAGCTGCAGAAAGAAAAATCTGGAAATG ATGCCTCCTCCAGCTCTGCCGCAGCCCTTGCAACCAACGCCCCGGCTTTGAGTGCCGTAAAGAAGCCCCCCCTGAGCGGGAAGCGCCCCAACCTCAGCGTCAGCAGTATGCTGAACCAAGTCAAAAACTACACCCATTCCAAACAGACGCCCGTGACCAGCCGCCCGAGCGTTTTCCAGGCGCCAGacgaggaagaagaagaagactatgAGCAGTGGCTGGAGATCAAAA AGGACATCAAGACCCGCCGAGTCGTGGAGAAGCTGGCCAGGGTGGTTGCCGAAGGGGGACCGGAGATGGAGAAGGTGGCGCTGGAGGACTGCAAGGACAACCCCACCTTTGC GTTTCTGCATGATAAGAACAGCCCGGAGTTTCTGTACTACAGAAAGAAACTGGCAGAGATGTGGAAAAAGGGCCAAGACCCGGAGAGGCCCCCTCTTAAGAAAG TTTCACCCCCAGAGGATGAAGAGACCAAGGACTGTGCCGAGAAACTGGCAAGGTTCGTGGCAGATGGCGGCCCCGTGGTGGAAATGGTCGCCCTGAAGAACCACCGCAAGAACCAGGCTTTCAG GTTTCTGTACGAACCCAACAGCGCCGGCTACAGGTATTACCGGCAGAAGCTGGAGGAGTTCCGGAAAGCCAACAGCGACGCGGAGGGCATGCCCCCCATGCTGGAGTCCAACCTGAAGCGCAAAGCTGCCCCCGAAGCGGGGGCGCCCTCTTGCTCGGCGCCCGCACCGGCCCCCGCACCGGCCCCCGTGGCCTCCTTGCCAAAGCCAGTTCCAGCGGCCGCTGCAAAGAAGAAACGGAAAAGCCGCTGGGGCCccgaggaggagaaggtggaCTTGCCACCCCCTGAGCTTGCCCAGCAGACAGAGGACCCTTCGCCTACCCCCTTGTCAG ACAAGGACCTCAAAGGGCTTGGATATGAGAAGGGGAAGCCCGTCGGCCTGGTGGGCGTAACGGAGCTCTCGGATGCCCAGAAGAAACAGCTGAAAGAACAGCAAGAG atGCAGCAAATGTACGACATGATCATGAAGCACAAGCAGGCCATGCAGGAgatgcagatcatgtgggagaaGACGGTCAAAGAGCACCAGCACGGCTACGACAGCGACGAGGAGGTGGACAACGACCTGGGGACGTGGGAGCATCAGCTGCGCCGCATGGAGATGGACAAGACGCGGG AGTGGGCAGAGCAGCTGACTCAGATGGGCCGAGGAAAGCACTTCATTGGGGACTTCCTGCCACCTGACGAGCTGGAGAAGTTCATGGAGACTTTCAAGGCGCTGAAG GAAGGTCGCGAACCCGATTACTCGGAATACAAGGAGTTCAAGCTGACGGTGGAGAACATCGGCTACCAGATGCTGATGAAGATGGGGTGGAAAGAAGGAGACGGCTTAGGCACTGAGGGCCAGGGAATCAAAGCCCCCGTTAACAA GGGAGTGACGGCGATAGACGGAGCAGGATTCGGGATCGACCGTCCCGCCGACTTGACCAAGGAAGACGACGAGTACGAGGCGTTCCGCAAGCGGATGATGTTGGCGTACAGATTCCGACCCAACCCGCTG AACAATCCCAGGCGTCCATACTACTGA